The genomic stretch GCAAAAGGTTTCACACAGAAGGAGGGGATTGATTTTACTGACATTTTCTCACCAGTGGTTAAGTATAAAACTATACGAATCATGCTCTCTATTGCTACACAATATGATTTAGAGGTTGATCAAATGGATGTTACCACAGCATTTCTACATGGGGAACTAGAAGAAGatatctatatggaacaaccaaagGGGTATGAAGTCAAAGGAAAGGAACATATGGTTTGTAAGCTAATCAAATCCCTATACGGTTTAAAACAGTCACCAAGGCAGTGGAATAAAAGATTTGATGCATTCATGAACAAGAAAAGGTTTTCTAGGAGCTACTATGACACATGCCTATATTATAAGGGAGCTCAAATGAAAGATGTGATCTACTTACtgctttatgtggatgatatgctcaTAATAAGTAAGGAAAGAATTACAATAGACCTAATGAAGGGCTGGCTGAAATCAGAATTTGAAATGAAAGACTTGGGAGTGGCAACTAAAATCCTAGGCATAGGTATTCACAGGGACAGAAACAAGGGAGTACTTACTCTATCTCAGGGAGACTATGTGAGAAGAATCATTGGAAAGTTTTTCATGAAGAATGCTAAGACTACTAGATAGCCTATGACAAACCAATACTACCTCAGCAAGGAACAGTGCCCTAAGACTCAGACAGAAAAAGAAGAAATGGATAAGGTACCCTATTCTAATGCAGTTGGATCTATAATGTATCTTATGGTATGTACAAGACCTGACCTAGCATATGCTATAAGTGTCTTAAGCAAATATATGGCAAATCCTGGAAAAGAGCATTGGGAGGCTATGAAATGGGTATTTAGATATCTACTTGGTTCTACTGAAACAGGACTTAAGTTTACTAAGAAACTAAACTGCACTTTGATAGAAGGATATAGTGATGCTGACTATGCAGGTGACAAGGACAACAGAAAATCTACCTCAGCATATTTTTTCTTAGTGGAAGGAAACTGTGTAAGCTGGAGAGTTCAACTACAGCCAGTAGTGGCCCTATCAACTACTGAATCCGAATATGTAGCAGTTACAGAGGCTATAAAGGAGGCAATATGGATCAAAGGTCTAATGGAAGAACTAAGCCTATTAAGAGAAAAATCTACAGTCTATTCAGATAACCAAAGCTGCATACACCTATGTAAGAATCCAGTTTTTCACGATAGAACTAAGCATGTAGAAATAAAGTATCATTTTATAAGGGATCAAGTAACACAGGAAGTGGTCAACATTGAGAAGGTGCCTACTGAGGACAATCCTATAGACATGGGTACTAAAGTACTGAACCTAACTAAGTTTAAACACTGCCTAAACTTATTAGGTATCCGTCAAGGAGGATAACAACACCACTATTCGAGTCAGGACTCTCAGGGAATACTAATACTATGATTAAGCAGTCTCATAAAGGAATTTAGGTGGAATTTGTTATTTAAATTCCTTTATAAAACTGCTTTATCTAAAATCATTTATACAGCTCAGCAAGATTACAACAGAAATTTAAACTACTCATTCAAAGATCAAAACCTCTAACAGAATATCAGTTACAACAGATTGCCAAGTTATTCAGAAGATCAACTAGtataaaaaaggaaaagaagttTCAAACAGAGTAATAAAGAGCCTCCTTCAAGATCTAAGTTGAAGCTCCAAGAATCCTCATGTGTGAAGAAGTTTTTCCACTCGTGAGGTGTTTTGtacagaaaaagaaaagagagaaatagTCAGTAAAAGGGTTAAGGAAATAGTGAAATAAACTGAGAGAGTAGGATAGATTGAGGCTTACCAGTTGATCTCTGTGACTCGGAACCTCCATTGTTGTACTCGAAATCAAGCATGCTAAATGAAAAGACTGAGCTAATCCCTGAGGCGAGCTCGACGAGGAAGTAGCCATTTTTGGGCGAACCTCGAAAACTCTCTGTGTTTGCTTCCTTATCACTCTCTGTTTTCTTATATTTCTGTTGTTATTCATCTCTCAAACCATATTTGGTTTATGCCCTAACAGAGCTTTTGCAGAAAACCCATTTCGAAGGCTGCTCATTTTTCTGTAAAGTGATAAAGCTTGTTAGAGTTTATTTTAGGTCAATTTTGTTTACTGTTTTGTGTAGACACGTGGGTCTTTGTGGTTCACATATTTTGATCAGAATATAAAGTCTATTTTGACCTTGGTTTGATAACATATATGTTGAGCTAGTGTAGGTTAAAGTGGTAAAATCCTACaaatgacaaaataaattccAAGACACTAATTAGGGTGTGCAAAGTTTGGTTTGGTACGGTTTTGCAGAATTTTGAAACCAAACTGCTCATCATACCAAAATTAATAAGTTACTCAAAGTTACCATTTAAAAGAAGTGAAAAGTAAACTGAAAATAAGAATTGAAAAAGACATATACATGAACTAATAAATTACATATATATGCAAAGGGAGATGAGATAGGATTTGTATTACATCCAATAACAGAGAGTATTAAGTAGACAGCAGTTATACGTGAAAAGTAGAACAAGAATGTCCCCAAATATCATATCCAACATCGTTTGAGAAATGATAAACATGTTTTACAAATCAAATATAAAAGAAACAATAATCTTGGCACCAAAAAATATTTGAAACTATCTAGAACACTGAGCTTAAATTCCTAAGGTGTCATTTTTACAATATATAATTGCCTAGCTATAACACATAAATAGACCAAAGCCAGCAAACCtggtgtgtgtgtatatatatatataattttatcgGATGCAAAAAGTGAAGAGAAACAATAAGATAATGAAAAATATGAAGAGaaacaataaacaaataaaatccACTCTATTATATTTCTCCTCGGCATTTAATCAAACACAATCAATTCTAAACTTTAAGAAACAAATTCCCCTACATATATCCTATaacaccaagggcaaaatcgtcctttcgcacatatttcgttaatcataattaacaccttccaattcccgctattctggatattctcaaacaccaataaattatatcacattaccctttaactcccagtaatgctctaatcattaaaatcaccccgagactcactccgagccccgaacttaaacctgctATGACCAggccgaacacttgcatttcatgatcgtctcatgctgaaaagctcgaacatatccacatataatgtggtaccatttataactcacccacatgcacgaaaatacacaatcacgccctcaacaggccaaattaccaaaatgcccttataattaaaaatatacccatatgcatgcatttatcatcatataaaaatataattcacataaacatgcatatgatcactaaaTCACATAATAAATCAACTATGACCCTCCCgatctcctaatcaaggtcctaaaccttattaagaaattcgaggcattacacAAACCTACGAACTCTATGATCTACCCATGAGCATAGATAAAAATTCTCCCTAGGATCCTCAAAGAGAATCAATACATCGGGTTTGTGCTTAAGCATAGAAGGAGACCACATGGAGGATTCGAGCCCCACTTTACCTCCATCACCCGAGCTTGGTGAGGATTTGTCATGAACTTCATTGCCTGAGGCAGGCCAATCGTGTCGGTGGCTACAGGGGCACGTGACCGCGAGCTCGAAGATCTCCTCCGAGGGGGAAGTCTGTCATTGGAAAGCGGCATGTGGTCTCACCTCAAATACTTTTAAGCTAAGTCATCCGTATACTGGCCTTCCTCTAAGAGACCGCAGGTTGGGAGCCGGTCTTCATGGAGAAGGTAGGACATGGATCTCCGAATATAGAGTAGTTGGAGCAAGTCTACCCTATGCTTCTTCATCGTTTCTAATGCGGTGGAGTGGTGGTAATTGGCCGCAAGAATAAACGTGTGAATATTTTGAGTCTAACTATGTAATGAAAAAAGAGACAAGTGTGATGAGATCTTACGGATATGTTGAAAAGAGTAAAATCTGGAAGGAGCGAGAccgtccgtccagaagaaggTGAGCTTAACGAATGGGGTATAAATATACTAATGGTGGAAAAATGGGGATATGAAAAGATGTGGGCAGATGTAAAGAGCACTCAAGTACTagttgttagagaatatattttaatactcaatggaattatggaaaaaccaaatacaactctatgcaaaaatacaatggacaagataatattgattaaataagtattacaactcaatttctcaaaatacaagtaaataaaaagatgtagaagaagaatattacaaactcaatactataacaatacaagtaaataagaagaacaaaagaatgaaaacacaaactctcacacaaccaaagtgtagagtagtggggatcaccaacttgaacaaggttcaagacctttgtccaaaagcttatttccccctattctctaagcactaaggaatctctctaggaaatagctatctggaattatcaagccttttggtgtatttttcagccaagtgctttgtggatgaaaaattgtgtgtcttacaagtgagcattaggctcctatttatagagtttgagatacccctttgaatttcaaattccaccaaccctcatggcagttaccaatgtttaattggatgtttatggaattaaaatggagatttgggagttatttgggatattagaaccattcaatttggaaaaaactgaaaattcacataggctgtcagcctcactggccgcggccactgaaagtcagtggccgcggccacaagccattttcagcacaaaaaaatcatttttccaaaacaCTCCAAagcgtcccaaatcctttcccacatgattttgtaacctccaaacacctattgggagttaaaaacatgtctccaacagtcatatatcatcatgactttatgaaatccaatctcaaatgtgtaacatataatatacacattattgggtaatatttgggagttacaaatttgtaactccaaaatatgtcacatttgggcacacacatgtgtctaatttttgtgactctcaataatatgttacaaggtgtgacaaattacatttgtgtgacaaatcacattttgtcacattatttaatctaatattatattatatgaaataatataacactagtGTCAACCcttggctgacgcgtgtccatattCGAGTGCAATAGGCGGCATGATTTTCGAAAGTAGAAGTTTAGAAGTTTCCTTCTCAtataggattcgaaccaatacttttgagggggaaaaatgttacacccagatttcgagaatagaaattatggTCTTGATAGGCTCGTaaaatgtaagctcgaaataagcaagtgTGCCATGTCACCAGCATTTATATGATTTGGGTTTGACAGTCTCGCTCAGTATTAAAACGACGACGTTGGAATTGGTGAGCTCAGAAATACGTGTGGCCTCGAAGGTGTTCCGAGGTTACAAGttaagctcgaagctacaattaCAAGCGTTCGACACTTGTCTAAATTTCCTTGTTATTTCTTGTTGGCGATCTAGCATCGGTCGAGAGGGTTCGAGCCTGGGCACTGCGAGCTCTGAGAGGACGATATCGATAAAGCTATTTGCTAAGGCTGAGGCAAACCAAAGTAGCGAGCTCGCGATGATTGGTCGATCTCGAAGGTATCCAAGTCATATGTTCGAGGTCGATAATCTAGTGTGAATACGGTTACTGTTTTAAATCCCTATATCTAGGGGATTTGTTTAATCTGTTAATAAATCCCAAATGTCATGGGATATTAAgtatttaaacacatttaattgtATTGATTTGAAATTGGaataataacttcccgaaatatgaggggaaatattctgtaaaccagtctataaatagactggagaaattcatttaTAGAGACGCTGAATTTGGTATTGGGAATACTCTGctaaattattttctaaaagcTTTAAGGGAATTCCACaattcaataatattgactcgtggactaggcatattttaactgctgaaccatgtaaaatatcGAGTGTTTATCATTGATTTTTATAATTTCGTGTTTAGTGCTCTCATtttctaagttgacaaaaaacggcgtcaacaatatataattaaattaagacaatgtatatttttattatgttaattttatgattagtttatacgtattttttttttatgaatattaattgtgttattaataattaaatttaatttatgttaaattttattatctttaaataagcattatatatttatttattattaaataaaatcaaacaaattattatattttaatattttttataaaaaaattattaattaattatcgACAGATTAATAGGGGTGGGACCCGCTGGTATTAAATGAGTCAAACACGATGTTGACTACTTTTTACACCGGCGGAGTCCACCCCTAATAATCCCCTGGTACTAATATATTAACGGTAGGGTGTCAGTCTGCGGGTAATAACCATAATTACTGACCAACTATTGCCGGCGGAATCCAGTGTTATTACCGACGGAGCTTCTGCCGGTAATAACGTGTTTTGTTGTTGTGCTAATAGCTCTATTTAACAAACTAGTCTCCATATATTTTCTACATTCACCAAACTACTAATTAAGCCAAATGAGTGATAATATGTGCACCAAAATTATGTACTAAAACATTACACCATCTGACGTGGCAGTTTCATTTCACCTATCAAATTTATTTCAGGCGAAACACACTGTTTTAAAAACAGTGCCACATCAGTTGGCGTAATGttttggtgcacatatcattattcaAACCAAATATTAATATGCATTATGTAATATAGAACTAATGGTGTTTCAGTACTAAATCTTGAATTAAAATAATCTCATAAAATTATATTAAGATTACAAATTCCCTACataataaattccaaacacaatTTAAATATACCTCTtaataaaatacatattttaTAGTTCACGAAACATTAATTAATAATGATTTCCTTTATCTCTTCCCTATCTTGACCTGGACCCTTCTTCTGTTGTGACTTTTTCTTATTCATGTAGCGTCGAAAAGCTCGCTGCAAATACGTAGCTGCAAAAGACCTCATGCCCTCAGACATGGCTTCATTATTGGGTAAGCTTTGAAAGAACTTGCACCAGCATTTCAACAGTACTTCCTCGAAATCAATAGCCCTAAGAGCAAAGGCTTCAACTTTTGTGTGAGATTTGAGATTACAGATTGAGACTGGGAACTTGGAACATCTTGATGTGTTCAATTCCCATTCCACGAGTTCATTTCCATAATAATCACCATTTCGAAGGCGCTCGATTGAACTAGTACTACTGTCAAAGGTCCACACAACACCTTGTAAGATGAACAACATCATATCAAGAGGCTCTCCCTTTCGAATGATATAACTATTCTCTGAGTATATGACTGGTTTTAAAACACTACAGAAATTTTCGAGAACTTTGTCATCGATGTTTTGAAGCAATGGAACCTGTTCATATCCCATATTCAATAACTCACGTCAAAATTTCATAAGGtcaaacacacacatatatataatataacgtGGTATAATTAATAATGAATGTACGTACTTTGCTTATCATTGGTAAGCAAATGAGTTTCTTGATTGATACTTCAAGTGACGAAGGTAGAATATGGCAAAGATGTACAATGTCTACATCTTTGCCTTCTTGCAATCTTAGCCTTGCGTATTCCATAATTGTTTCAATTTTAGGTTCTAGACTTTCAAATTGTTGTATCCATGACTTTGCCTTTCGTTCGGCTGCGTTCTTCTCATGCTTTTTCACATCCAATAATTTGATAACCAAACCTGGAAATGTCTGTTCCAAAATGAatattatatatgttatatatacatatatatatatagtatatatatatatatatagtggagATTTTACTACTCAATGGATACTGATAATTATGATAATGTGGTAATATAGTGACTTGCAATAGCAAGTCACCGAcaagtaattatttttttttatattaatttcgaatttagttttttttttttgccataattattgttgtttccaaccaatgaaaaacactagctatatttagaaattgacatgcatttgaaaaataaaaagtttgcaatattatattttcataataattaCACGTTTTATcaagtaacccttccaaaaatttgaaaaaataaaaatttatttttagaaatattaattaacaactataaatatgaaccatTGATATTAATCTAattgttaatattaaagtaatcatccatggATATAAATACCGATCCTTGGCGAAatgaactattttttttaaattattttacagTTTAGCcgagttttaataattatttgccaaatgacTTATAACAACTTAGATAATTGGTCGAAATTTTAAGAaatctaaataaaaaaatttagacaactagtAAATTTTTTTAGAGAGTTAGCTGAATATTTTTTTACTATCGGTCAAATTTTTAGACAAAGgtgttatttttcaaaaaattatcaaacgTAAACCAGAGTGTAGAATCACCAACCTCGGTG from Humulus lupulus chromosome 5, drHumLupu1.1, whole genome shotgun sequence encodes the following:
- the LOC133778778 gene encoding secreted RxLR effector protein 161-like; translated protein: MTNQYYLSKEQCPKTQTEKEEMDKVPYSNAVGSIMYLMVCTRPDLAYAISVLSKYMANPGKEHWEAMKWVFRYLLGSTETGLKFTKKLNCTLIEGYSDADYAGDKDNRKSTSAYFFLVEGNCVSWRVQLQPVVALSTTESEYVAVTEAIKEAIWIKGLMEELSLLREKSTVYSDNQSCIHLCKNPVFHDRTKHVEIKYHFIRDQVTQEVVNIEKVPTEDNPIDMGTKVSVKEDNNTTIRVRTLREY